The stretch of DNA TCGCCGAGGTCTGCACGGTCGCCGAGTTCTGCACGGTCGCCGAGTTCTGCACGGTCGCCGACGACCGCCGTGGATGCGGCCGCCTCACCGGTCGACGGGACCGTGGTCGGCGGGAGCTCATCCGAGGACGTGCCGGTCGTCGTGTGGTCCTGTGGTCGCACGACCTGGGTGCGCACCTCTGCGCGCTCGAACCGCCGGGTCCGCCCCTCGCGGGATTCGGGCGGTCCACCTGGCTGCCCGGCCGGCGGCACCGCCCCGGCGGCGGGAGGTCGCCTGGCGGCGGATGGCTGCGCGGCCGCTGTCGGTGATCTCGCCAGCACGTCCTCCGCGGCTGCGGTGAGTGCGGCGCACCGCCGGTACCGCCGCGCGGAGTCCTTGGCCATCGCCGTGGCGATCACCCCATCCCAGGCGGAGGACAGGTCCGCGCGCACCTCGGACACCCTGGGCGGGGCCTCGTTGAGGTGGGCGTTGACCATGGCCGCCAGATCGCCCTCGAACGGCTTGCGTCCCGTGACGCACTCGAACAGCACACACCCCAGCGCGTACACGTCGGTGCGACCGTCGATCCGTGCGCCCGTGCGCATCTGCTCGGGCGCCGCATAGGCCAGCGTCGCCGGCGCCAGTCCCTGGGTCACGGGGTTGTCGGTCGTCTGATCGATCGGTCGGCTGATGCCGAAGTCGGCGAGGTAGACGGTGTCGGTGTCGGCCAGGCACAGGATGTTGCCGGGCTTGATGTCGCGGTGCACCAGCCCTCTGGCGTGGGCGTGGTCGAGCGCCGACCCGATCTGGCGGATGACCGAAACCGCGCGCCGCTGGGCCAGCGCGCCGTCCTCGAGCTCGTACCGCAGATCGCGTCCGGCCACGAACCGCATGACCAGGTACAGCAGACCGTCCCGGTCGCCGCCGTCGTAGACCGTCACGATGTTGGGGTGATCGAGGCTCGCCGCGATGTTCGTCTCACGCCGGAAGCGTCGCTGCTCGGTCGGCGTGAAGTCCTCTGACGGGCGCAGCATCTTGATCGCGACGTCCCGTTCGAGCAGGCGGTCCCAGGCGCGGTAGACACGACCGAACCCACCGCGGCCCAGCACGGTCGTGATCTCGTACCGGTCGGTCCAGATGTCGCCCGGCTGCGGCAACCCAGCCACGTCCTGGAGGCTCCCGATCGTCGTCATTGCCCCGCCGACGCCCGCACGGTGGAGTCGCGTGAGCGCGCCCAGCCTCCGGACGTCCCGGTGGCCGGCATGCGCCAGAGATGGTAGTCCACCTCGCGTGTCGCCGAGGGCACGGGGCGGCACACGATCCTATCCGGTCGGCCGCGACGTTCGTTCCGGGGCGGTGCTACCCGCCGGTCTCGGCCCGGAGCTTGCGGACGGCCTCCATGTAGCGGTCCATCTGCGCGACATACCGCTTCGAGTCCTCAGCGGCTGCCGGGTGGCGCAGACCCATGGCCTTGGCCGCGAACTTCGCGCCGCGGGCGTACGGCAGCAGCGCCCTCACCGGCATCGCATCATCGCCGGGTTGGGGGTCGACGTGGTCGAGCGTCGGCTGCCCGGTGGGTGGCAGCCCGAGCCCACTGACATGCGCGAGCAGTTCGTCCTCGGTGATGCGGTCCGCGAAGTCGCGTCCCACCTGGCGGATCCGCTCGGTGCCCTCGGGATCGAACACGAACACCCCTGGCCTGCCGATGTCGCCCCGACTCGAGCCCGGGTTCCACGCGTCCAGCGGCCGCAGCATCTGCGTGCCGTCGGGATCCGACAGCATCGCGAACGGCAGCCGGAGCTTGGTGATCATCGCGGCGTTGCGTGCGGGAGCGTCGACGCTCACACCGGCGATGCGCGCGCCGGCTGCCAGGAACTCGTCATAGCGCTGTGCCAAGCTGACCAGCTGGCAGTTGCAGTACGGTCACCAGTCGCCGCGCAACGTGACCAGCACCATCCCCGCGTCGTCGACGTGGTCGGCGAGTGTCCACTCGCTGTCGTTCTGGTCGCGGACGGTGGCGTTGATCATCTGGGGTTCCCCCGGTTGGCGTGGCATCCCGGGTCTACCCACCCCCCACGGGCTACCATGCGATCACGATGAGCGCGCCCGCAGGCCCGGTGCAACGAGCGGCCTATCGCGTCTGGCTCGCGGTGGGGGTCGTCGTCCTGGTCTGGGTGCTGTGGCGCATGCTCGCCCGCCCACTGACCGTGGTGATCCCACCGCTGCTGCTGGCCACCGTGATCGTCTACCTGCTCTCGCCCGTCGTCGCGAGCTTCGAGCGGAGGGGCCTGCCGCGCTGGGTGAGCACCCTGCTGTCGTACCTGGCGGCGGTGCTGTTGCTGTCGGTGCTCGGTGCCGTCCTCGCGCCGTTGCTGACCCAGCAGCTCGAGACGTTCGTCGAACGCCTCCCCGATCTGCTCGCCGCGCTGGGTGACGACCTGGACCGTCGGCTCGCACCGCTCGGCGTCGATGTCCCGATCGGTGACGCGGTCGACGGCGCAGCACTGCAGGCCAACATCGAGCAGGCGTTGCAGGGCGGCGCGCTGCCGGCGCTCGGTAGCCTGCTCGGTGGCCTGTCGGGGCTCGCGCTTGGCCTGCTGCAGGTGGTCCTCGTGTTCACCCTCGGCCCGGTCGTGGCGTTCTACGTCCTGGTCGACCTGCCCCGGCTGCGCCGCTGGACCCGTTCGTTGATGCCACCCGAACACAGGGCGGAGGCGAGCGAGGTCGCGACCAAGCTGCACGATGTGGTGGGTGGCTTCATCCGCGGACAGCTGCTGGTGGCATTGTTCGTCGGGGTCGCGGCGTCGATCGGACTCGCGGCGGTCGGTCTGCCGTTCTGGTTGCTCGTCGGGGTGACGGCTGGACTGACCAACGTGATCCCGCTGCTGGGACCGTTCGTCGCAGGCGTTCTCGGCGTGTCGATCGCGCTCGTGAGCGACGGGATCGGCCTGGCCGCGCTGGTGCTGCTGGTGCTGCTCGTGGTGCAGCAGCTCGACAACCAGTTGATCTCACCGTTGGTCATGGGCCGCAACGTGCAGGTCCATCCGCTCGTGGTGCTGTTGTCGCTGGTGATCGCCGGCACCGTCTACGGCGTGCTGGGTCTGCTGGTGGCCGTGCCGTCGGTGGCCGCAGGCAGCGTCCTGGTACGGCACTTCTGGGAGACACGGGTGCCATGGGCGGACACGGCGTCCGTCGACCCGCCGGGGCGGCGCCGAGGAACGTCGTGGAGCAGGCACGCGCCGCTGCGGCCGCGGACGGGTGCGACGGGTCCGCGCGACCCCGACGGTCGTCACGGGCCGACGCCCACCGACCCACGGGCGCCCGACCCACGGGGCGCCGACGCGCAGGTGACCGAGCCGAGCGCCGCCGAGGCGAAGGTCGCCGAGGCGCGGGCGGCGGACGCGAGGGGCGCTGAGACGCGGGCGGCCGATGCGAAGGTTGCCGAGCCAGAGGGCGGTTGACGCGACGGGGCGCGTGTCGGCGGCGTGGGGCTGTCGCGGCACAGCGCACGACCGATGAGTACAGTGGCGCGGCCTCCGTCGCCACGTCGGCGACGGCGGACTCTTGGATAGCCATCCAGAGCGGCTGAGGGACCGGCCCGACGACGCCGCCGCAACCGGGTCACGACTGGTGACCGAGGTGCGAACTCCGGCCCCCTCGGGGGGAAGATGGCCGCATACGCTCGTCCTCCCTCCGCGCGACCTCAACGCACCCAGTGGAAGGACGACGCGGTGACCTATCTCTCCGCCCTGCGCTG from Euzebyales bacterium encodes:
- a CDS encoding protein kinase; the protein is MTTIGSLQDVAGLPQPGDIWTDRYEITTVLGRGGFGRVYRAWDRLLERDVAIKMLRPSEDFTPTEQRRFRRETNIAASLDHPNIVTVYDGGDRDGLLYLVMRFVAGRDLRYELEDGALAQRRAVSVIRQIGSALDHAHARGLVHRDIKPGNILCLADTDTVYLADFGISRPIDQTTDNPVTQGLAPATLAYAAPEQMRTGARIDGRTDVYALGCVLFECVTGRKPFEGDLAAMVNAHLNEAPPRVSEVRADLSSAWDGVIATAMAKDSARRYRRCAALTAAAEDVLARSPTAAAQPSAARRPPAAGAVPPAGQPGGPPESREGRTRRFERAEVRTQVVRPQDHTTTGTSSDELPPTTVPSTGEAAASTAVVGDRAELGDRAELGDRADLGDRADLGDRADGVDRPADGSADRADAPPTDAGARASGADEGARPPGRAGAPQPAGTAARRRPTDRDVGDTGRSDGLGGHAVVVVVVGMLLVLGLIWAMVRGGDLDPGGSASRGADTADGAALDADQRELLDALGVYDAQACRPPTRDPLAGEQVAISCAEDAQTPTRVVFRRFGSTTERDDAFDALARSAGDGDCRVDRRATHAYAGSAGSGRVVCAVDSSTAGLSWTVPDAPLMGSARLDDPDAADQLYAWWSDVVQRSDR
- a CDS encoding AI-2E family transporter, translating into MSAPAGPVQRAAYRVWLAVGVVVLVWVLWRMLARPLTVVIPPLLLATVIVYLLSPVVASFERRGLPRWVSTLLSYLAAVLLLSVLGAVLAPLLTQQLETFVERLPDLLAALGDDLDRRLAPLGVDVPIGDAVDGAALQANIEQALQGGALPALGSLLGGLSGLALGLLQVVLVFTLGPVVAFYVLVDLPRLRRWTRSLMPPEHRAEASEVATKLHDVVGGFIRGQLLVALFVGVAASIGLAAVGLPFWLLVGVTAGLTNVIPLLGPFVAGVLGVSIALVSDGIGLAALVLLVLLVVQQLDNQLISPLVMGRNVQVHPLVVLLSLVIAGTVYGVLGLLVAVPSVAAGSVLVRHFWETRVPWADTASVDPPGRRRGTSWSRHAPLRPRTGATGPRDPDGRHGPTPTDPRAPDPRGADAQVTEPSAAEAKVAEARAADARGAETRAADAKVAEPEGG